A window of the Phaseolus vulgaris cultivar G19833 chromosome 5, P. vulgaris v2.0, whole genome shotgun sequence genome harbors these coding sequences:
- the LOC137835404 gene encoding uncharacterized protein isoform X1 yields the protein MAMGVKCITWVGNMFQKFEDICVDVDDTVLEETVKYLGNQMQTVGENVKKICSDVMQDFLPLPSCDLDETSASELPTNQNTDAGFAENFFEGSKKITIKDGINRTTEDSRMNDDVDNGVIHAESCDSNALFISASHYSVKGYNKSNLGGDKQNKNMPASKTACEITLSETDTRNTCELSWVNKNHADTVSKPTSSESITIASVADCCNEIENTSTKEIPGDLEWAESAEEKEKHSNSYSFGVLFVDPYEITETWDLDVPKIGTIVEKGHKTKQQDDELKLVETCVMVTRDELQSVPNAGGNLRTSKNKKRQPFLLSKKAARRQEYEELAILHGNNEKGDYAESLCPTLQDDHKKLMLPDISESEWEVL from the exons ATGGCTATGGGTGTAAAATGCATAACTTGGGTTGGTAACATGTTCCAGAAGTTTGAGGATATTTGTGTGGATGTGGACGACACAGTATTGGAG GAAACTGTTAAGTACTTAGGGAATCAGATGCAGACTGTTGGGGAAAATGTTAAAAAGATATGTTCAGATGTTATGCAAGATTTTCTTCCTCTACCTTCATGTGATTTGGATGAAACATCAGCCTCAGAGTTGCCTACAAATCAAAATACTGATGCTGGCTTCGCTGAGAACTTTTTTGAAGGTTCCAAGAAAATAACTATAAAAGATGGCATCAACCGAACAACTGAGGACTCAAGAATGAATGATGATGTTGATAATGGTGTAATCCATGCTGAATCCTGTGATTCTAATGCTTTGTTCATTTCAGCTTCTCACTATTCTGTCAAAGGGTACAATAAATCAAACCTCGGTGgtgataaacaaaataaaaacatgcCTGCATCCAAGACAGCCTGTGAAATCACTTTATCAGAAACAGATACACGCAATACATGTGAACTCTCCTGGGTAAATAAAAATCATGCAGACACTGTTTCAAAGCCAACTTCCTCTGAATCCATTACCATTGCCTCTGTAGCTGACTGTTGCAATGAAATTGAAAATACAAGTACTAAAGAAATCCCCGGCGATCTAGAATGGGCTGAATCAGctgaagagaaagaaaagcatAGTAATTCATATTCCTTTGGTGTCTTGTTTGTAGATCCATATG AAATCACAGAAACATGGGATTTGGATGTACCAAAGATTGGTACTATTGTTGAGAAGGGCCATAAAACAAAGCAACAAGATGATGAATTGAAGCTTGTGGAAACTTGTGTTATGGTGACTAGAGATGAACTTCAATCAGTTCCCAATGCAGGGGGTAATTTAAGAACTAGCAAG AACAAGAAGCGACAACCCTTTTTGCTATCCAAGAAGGCTGCAAGGAGGCAAGAGTACGAGGAGCTTGCAATATTGCACGGAAACAATGAAAAGGGTGATTATGCAGAGAGTTTATGTCCAACTTTACAGGATGATCACAAGAAACTAATGCTTCCTGATATCTCTGAATCTGAGTGGGAGGTTCTCTAA
- the LOC137835401 gene encoding uncharacterized protein — MEKEENEPRIQKSGGEIEDAEPIELVLFQVPECYVYIIPPRKSAASYRADEWDVNKWAWEGILKVTSKGEECIIKLEDKSSGELYARAFLRNGEPHPVEPVIDSSRYFVLRIEENIGGRLRHAFIGIGFRERTEAYDFQAALHDHMKYLNKKKTAEEMEQHYQQTSSVDYSLKEGETLVLQIKTNKSDSSVKSKFFEQGLNKSPEERNGRKESLPSIKLPPPPSAPLSPVVTPQKSPTDSPTKLSLEKAFKADLLKTVKEDTEHENSPEDQSTQDVPDDDFGDFQAAG; from the exons ATGGAGAAGGAGGAGAACGAACCGCGCATTCAGAAAAGTGGCGGCGAAATCGAAGACGCCGAACCCATCGAGCTCGTTCTCTTTCAAGTGCCCGAGTGTTACGTCTACATA ATACCTCCAAGAAAGAGTGCAGCTTCATATAG GGCTGATGAATGGGATGTCAACAAATGGGCATGGGAAGGAATATTGAAAGTCACTAGCAAGGGAGAAGAATGCATCATAAAACTTGAAGATAAGAGCTCGG GTGAATTATATGCTCGGGCATTTTTAAGAAATGGAGAGCCGCATCCAGTGGAGCCTGTTATTGATAGCAGCAG ATACTTTGTTCTTCGCATTGAAGAGAACATAG GTGGTCGCCTCCGACATGCTTTTATTGGCATAGGATTCCGAGAAAGAACAGAGGCTTATGACTTCCAAGCTGCCTTACATGATCATATGAA ATATctgaataaaaagaaaactgCTGAGGAGATGGAACAACATTACCAGCAAACTTCCTCAGTTGATTACAGTCTGAAAGAAGGAGAGACTCTTGTACTGCAAATTAAGACCAAC AAAAGTGACAGCAGTGTGAAGTCCAAGTTTTTTGAGCAGGGTCTGAACAAATCCCCAGAAGAAAGGAATGGAAGAAAAGAATCTCTACCCAGTATTAAGTTACCACCGCCTCCTTCAGCACCACTTTCACCTGTTGTCACCCCGCAGAAGTCTCCAACAGACTCACCTACAAAACTCAGCCTTGAGAAGGCTTTTAAAGCTGATCTTCTCAAAACAGTTAAAGAAGACACAGAACACGAGAATTCTCCTGAAGATCAAAGCACACAGGATGTACCAGATGATGATTTTGGCGATTTCCAAGCAGCAGGTTAA
- the LOC137835404 gene encoding uncharacterized protein isoform X2: MAMGVKCITWVGNMFQKFEDICVDVDDTVLEETVKYLGNQMQTVGENVKKICSDVMQDFLPLPSCDLDETSASELPTNQNTDAGFAENFFEGSKKITIKDGINRTTEDSRMNDDVDNGVIHAESCDSNALFISASHYSVKGYNKSNLGGDKQNKNMPASKTACEITLSETDTRNTCELSWVNKNHADTVSKPTSSESITIASVADCCNEIENTSTKEIPGDLEWAESAEEKEKHSNSYSFGVLFVDPYETWDLDVPKIGTIVEKGHKTKQQDDELKLVETCVMVTRDELQSVPNAGGNLRTSKNKKRQPFLLSKKAARRQEYEELAILHGNNEKGDYAESLCPTLQDDHKKLMLPDISESEWEVL, from the exons ATGGCTATGGGTGTAAAATGCATAACTTGGGTTGGTAACATGTTCCAGAAGTTTGAGGATATTTGTGTGGATGTGGACGACACAGTATTGGAG GAAACTGTTAAGTACTTAGGGAATCAGATGCAGACTGTTGGGGAAAATGTTAAAAAGATATGTTCAGATGTTATGCAAGATTTTCTTCCTCTACCTTCATGTGATTTGGATGAAACATCAGCCTCAGAGTTGCCTACAAATCAAAATACTGATGCTGGCTTCGCTGAGAACTTTTTTGAAGGTTCCAAGAAAATAACTATAAAAGATGGCATCAACCGAACAACTGAGGACTCAAGAATGAATGATGATGTTGATAATGGTGTAATCCATGCTGAATCCTGTGATTCTAATGCTTTGTTCATTTCAGCTTCTCACTATTCTGTCAAAGGGTACAATAAATCAAACCTCGGTGgtgataaacaaaataaaaacatgcCTGCATCCAAGACAGCCTGTGAAATCACTTTATCAGAAACAGATACACGCAATACATGTGAACTCTCCTGGGTAAATAAAAATCATGCAGACACTGTTTCAAAGCCAACTTCCTCTGAATCCATTACCATTGCCTCTGTAGCTGACTGTTGCAATGAAATTGAAAATACAAGTACTAAAGAAATCCCCGGCGATCTAGAATGGGCTGAATCAGctgaagagaaagaaaagcatAGTAATTCATATTCCTTTGGTGTCTTGTTTGTAGATCCATATG AAACATGGGATTTGGATGTACCAAAGATTGGTACTATTGTTGAGAAGGGCCATAAAACAAAGCAACAAGATGATGAATTGAAGCTTGTGGAAACTTGTGTTATGGTGACTAGAGATGAACTTCAATCAGTTCCCAATGCAGGGGGTAATTTAAGAACTAGCAAG AACAAGAAGCGACAACCCTTTTTGCTATCCAAGAAGGCTGCAAGGAGGCAAGAGTACGAGGAGCTTGCAATATTGCACGGAAACAATGAAAAGGGTGATTATGCAGAGAGTTTATGTCCAACTTTACAGGATGATCACAAGAAACTAATGCTTCCTGATATCTCTGAATCTGAGTGGGAGGTTCTCTAA